Proteins encoded together in one Verrucomicrobiota bacterium window:
- a CDS encoding IS630 transposase-related protein has translation MKAYSRDLREKIIQALMGGMSQTRAAMTFGVNRTTVCGYWKRYNEKGEVYYKQHGGHLQSKLQPYKNKLIEWIKESPGITLEEMQEKLLEQCELSISLATLHYHLINMGYSFKKNVSGQRTWTC, from the coding sequence ATGAAAGCTTATAGTAGAGATCTAAGAGAGAAAATTATACAGGCCTTGATGGGTGGGATGAGTCAAACCCGAGCCGCAATGACATTTGGAGTAAACCGCACAACGGTCTGTGGTTACTGGAAAAGATATAATGAAAAAGGAGAAGTTTACTACAAACAACATGGAGGCCACCTTCAAAGTAAACTTCAACCCTACAAAAACAAGCTCATAGAATGGATCAAAGAGTCTCCAGGAATAACTTTGGAAGAGATGCAAGAGAAACTCTTAGAGCAATGTGAGCTAAGCATTAGTTTGGCCACATTGCACTATCACCTCATTAACATGGGCTACAGCTTTAAAAAAAACGT
- a CDS encoding glutaredoxin, protein MSQPKIICYLKPWCGWSNGVRAIMKKYEFEFEDRDIIGSPEQRMEMIQKTGQELSPCVEIDGHILADVSGEEVEAYMLEKGIVKPVDAQADVPTDRGCTDEEHLEMQRQQGSPIKFINKG, encoded by the coding sequence ATGAGTCAGCCAAAAATTATTTGTTATCTTAAGCCTTGGTGCGGATGGAGTAACGGTGTAAGAGCCATTATGAAAAAGTATGAGTTTGAGTTTGAGGATCGAGACATCATAGGCAGTCCCGAACAGCGTATGGAAATGATTCAAAAAACTGGCCAGGAATTGTCACCTTGTGTGGAAATTGACGGTCATATCTTAGCAGATGTGAGTGGTGAAGAAGTGGAAGCTTACATGCTCGAAAAAGGAATTGTAAAACCGGTTGATGCCCAAGCTGACGTTCCGACAGATCGAGGGTGCACTGATGAGGAGCATCTAGAAATGCAAAGGCAGCAGGGTTCGCCTATTAAGTTTATTAATAAAGGTTAG